Proteins encoded within one genomic window of Humulus lupulus chromosome 1, drHumLupu1.1, whole genome shotgun sequence:
- the LOC133813849 gene encoding uncharacterized protein LOC133813849: MCCCQNFQDCGWKGWGEISYGGYECVKRAKAAEFLVRSWLEEILPGINSSVFSYIIGVDSLKATSIGDDASSSAASNDVRLRMDGLFELKEHEVQFTRDVTTLYTNGPAGGGGISVGHKREVILEKQLLNREHVAWKTSIKHTVTKSNLSRISHENLIKTPVSQGSVEDVSFSESDISPAHCNLWDDFNWLLHLQVESILWF; encoded by the exons ATGTGTTGTTGTCAAAATTTTCAGGACTGTGGTTGGAAAGGATGGGGTGAGATATCTTATGGAGGATATGAATGTGTTAAACGTGCAAAGGCTGCAGAATTCCTG GTTAGATCATGGTTGGAAGAAATATTGCCTGGCATCAACAGTTCTGTATTTTCTTATATAATTGGTGTCGATAGTCTGAAAGCAACTAGCATTGGTGATGACGCTTCATCTTCAGCCGCTAGTAATGATGTAAGGTTGCGTATGGATGGATTATTTGAGCTCAAAGAACATGAAGTCCAATTTACTAGAGACGTTACAACATTATATACCAATGGACCAGCTGGTGGTGGTGGTATCAG TGTTGGACACAAGAGAGAGGTCATTCTTGAAAAACAACTG CTCAATCGTGAACATGTTGCTTGGAAGACATCCATAAAGCACACTGTAACAAAATCAAATCTGTCAAGAATTAGCCATgaaaacctcattaaaactccaGTTTCTCAAGGATCAGTAGAAGATGTTTCATTTTCTGAAAGTGACATCTCTCCTGCGCACTGTAACTTGTGGGATGATTTTAATTGGCTTTTACATTTGCAAGTGGAGAGCATTTTATGGTTCTAG